Within bacterium, the genomic segment CCGGAACGCGACCAAAACAGGGGTCTTTTCCGGTACATACCCGACTGGTATGAGGGTTCTCCTCTCAATACGGAGGTTTTCTCATTGACTGATGAGACTGGCTCACCGCGGCCGCTTGAGACCTATCTGGAAGGGGACTTTGTGGTTGTCGACACTGCCGTTCCGCAAGGCTCATTTTTGCGTGGTAGACAGAGTTTCGTTCTTGAGTACTCACAATCCAACGTTCTTCGCGAATTTGGTGAGGATGGCATCTGGGAGTTTTATTGGGATGTAAACGGCACTGGGTGGCAGCAGGAATTTCAATCGGTGAGCGTGAGTATCGAAATCGATGCGAGCCTTGCTAGAAACCTTCTAGATAATCAAATGCACTGTTACGTCGGTGTCTACGCTGCGACGCAGAAGTGCGAAATCACCATTCAGGAGTCTGGCCCAGGATACGTAGTCCGTGCCGAGGCGGAAGAACTCGGTCCTGGCGAAACCCTTACAGTCGCAATTGGTTTCAGAACCAACTCGGTGGTCTTGGATGAGCAGTTTGAAGTTGCACCGTGGATATCCACACCCTCATGGGTTCTCTTTGGGGTACTCGTCTTTGTCATTTTCCCCAAATCCATATTCTTCCGAGTAAAACGCTTGAGGCATGAGGGTCCAATTCGTCAGAAAATCCCGGAGTATTTGCCTCCTAAAAATCTCGATTTAGATATGGCTGCTTTGCTGCTCAAGAAGCCTAGGAGCGTGATGACGAGCAAGCTTTTGCAGCTAGCTGTGGAAAAGAAGATTCGACTAATCGAGTTCGAAAAGGGCAAATGGGCTTTGAAGCGCGCGAGCTCCCCTCTATCCGCGGAGGATAAAGAGTTTCTTGCGGCAATCCTCGGCGGTCCCCAATTTATGCCCAAGGTTGGAGAGCTAGCCAAGCTGCCTTCTAAGCCGTCAGACCTTGGCTCGAATTACAACGAACTCACCAGTAGTTCAAACGTTAGATTCAAGGACCTGTATCTGCTCGAGATTCCCGCCAAGTCTCGACTCTTACAGATACTGCCTGCTGTTGCGATCTTTTTGTTTC encodes:
- a CDS encoding DUF2207 domain-containing protein, with translation MRLKAPTLQTFPRGFLSKQSIWTVWALLGLLVVFSPFALITSQGGAEEPPATSGDVNAFEFESFDASYHLSLEQNGRSVLHVQETLVALFPERDQNRGLFRYIPDWYEGSPLNTEVFSLTDETGSPRPLETYLEGDFVVVDTAVPQGSFLRGRQSFVLEYSQSNVLREFGEDGIWEFYWDVNGTGWQQEFQSVSVSIEIDASLARNLLDNQMHCYVGVYAATQKCEITIQESGPGYVVRAEAEELGPGETLTVAIGFRTNSVVLDEQFEVAPWISTPSWVLFGVLVFVIFPKSIFFRVKRLRHEGPIRQKIPEYLPPKNLDLDMAALLLKKPRSVMTSKLLQLAVEKKIRLIEFEKGKWALKRASSPLSAEDKEFLAAILGGPQFMPKVGELAKLPSKPSDLGSNYNELTSSSNVRFKDLYLLEIPAKSRLLQILPAVAIFLF